One Leptospira wolbachii serovar Codice str. CDC genomic region harbors:
- a CDS encoding MBL fold metallo-hydrolase: protein MKLSSKILITICLTFVSLFLFVLYFLGYPNENIAFLFSDQKETNSLIPKPKQKSSLVFSILKTGEAKTLEALVIEGGSVFKIVTVAHSGFYIQHPKGNFLFDTGLGTKIKEQFQVFPLYLKLLMDYQLIQTASGQLETNGVKMDSIQDVFFSHLHWDHASGLKDFPSAKIHSLLSELNNPKLELGYISSQFDGDSVNWNPLEFQNKPYASYAKSLDWFGDGTAVFVPMKGHSEGSVGLFLHTENRETFFLTGDIVWRQEGFLNQKHKPRGARWIVDFDTATLGEEISRVHELLKVNPDLQVVPAHDHDVQSPLGFYPMLIGKNK from the coding sequence ATGAAACTCTCATCAAAAATTCTGATTACAATTTGCCTAACTTTTGTTTCACTCTTTCTCTTTGTTCTGTACTTTCTTGGATACCCTAATGAGAATATTGCATTTTTATTCTCAGACCAAAAAGAAACTAACTCCCTCATTCCAAAACCAAAACAAAAATCATCCCTTGTGTTTTCGATCCTTAAAACAGGAGAGGCAAAAACCTTAGAAGCCCTTGTCATCGAAGGTGGTTCTGTTTTCAAAATAGTGACTGTGGCTCACTCAGGTTTTTATATCCAACATCCCAAAGGAAATTTTTTATTCGATACCGGGCTTGGAACCAAAATCAAAGAACAATTCCAGGTTTTTCCTTTATATTTAAAGTTACTCATGGACTACCAGTTGATACAAACCGCAAGCGGACAGTTAGAAACGAATGGTGTAAAAATGGATTCCATCCAAGATGTTTTTTTCTCTCATCTCCATTGGGATCATGCGAGTGGATTAAAAGACTTTCCTTCAGCAAAAATCCACAGTTTACTCAGTGAATTAAATAATCCTAAACTAGAGTTAGGTTATATTTCTTCCCAGTTTGATGGGGATTCTGTGAATTGGAACCCTTTAGAATTTCAAAATAAACCTTATGCCTCTTATGCGAAGAGTTTGGATTGGTTTGGGGACGGGACGGCCGTTTTTGTTCCCATGAAAGGACATAGTGAAGGCTCGGTAGGTTTGTTTTTACATACCGAAAATAGAGAAACTTTTTTTCTTACGGGAGATATTGTTTGGAGACAAGAAGGTTTTCTTAATCAAAAACACAAACCAAGAGGTGCTCGTTGGATTGTAGATTTCGACACAGCCACTCTTGGCGAAGAAATCTCTCGAGTTCACGAACTTTTAAAAGTAAATCCTGACTTACAAGTGGTTCCTGCGCACGACCATGATGTCCAGTCCCCACTTGGTTTTTATCCTATGTTGATTGGTAAAAATAAATAG
- a CDS encoding TetR/AcrR family transcriptional regulator, producing MVYGQKGGTTKQRMIEVMAELLETGGYGASGLSELGKETNTPKGSLYFHFPGGKEELTSLALLYSGNELNLFFQCVLVETDSPVQAIKQVFHALEERIVSSEYKKGCPIATTAMETSGTVSMVSDACTQVYSLWLKTFESYLVGKGYTLRIAKNLSLSLLSLWEGALLLSKLQKSPEPLRVAAKTAESLFKQD from the coding sequence ATGGTGTATGGGCAAAAAGGTGGAACCACAAAACAACGGATGATTGAAGTTATGGCCGAACTGTTAGAAACGGGTGGGTATGGGGCGAGTGGGCTAAGTGAGCTCGGGAAAGAAACCAACACTCCCAAGGGTTCTCTCTACTTTCACTTTCCAGGTGGGAAAGAAGAACTGACAAGCCTTGCTCTCCTCTATTCTGGTAACGAGCTAAACTTGTTTTTCCAATGCGTATTGGTGGAGACAGATTCCCCAGTTCAAGCCATCAAACAAGTATTTCACGCTTTAGAAGAACGGATTGTTTCGAGTGAGTACAAAAAAGGATGTCCGATTGCCACAACTGCGATGGAAACTTCCGGTACTGTTTCTATGGTATCTGATGCCTGTACACAAGTTTATTCCTTATGGCTAAAAACATTTGAATCCTATCTTGTGGGTAAAGGTTACACTCTTCGCATAGCCAAAAATCTTTCCCTTTCCCTTCTTTCCTTATGGGAAGGGGCCTTGTTACTTTCCAAACTCCAAAAATCTCCCGAGCCACTACGTGTGGCTGCCAAAACCGCCGAATCACTCTTCAAACAAGATTAA
- the fliG gene encoding flagellar motor switch protein FliG, giving the protein MINKKPSLTGRQKAAIFLVAVGNDVASEIFKHLREDEIEQITFEIARLDKITPEDKEKVLVEFNELMMAQEFITNGGIDFARGLLEKALGNQKAIDIINRLTSSLQVRPFDFIRRTDPAHLLNFIQGEHPQTIALILSYLDPQKASNILSNLPHQIQAEVAKRIATMDRVSPDVLREVERVLERKLSTLASEDYTSAGGIDSVVEILNLVDRGTEKTIIEALEEEDPELAEEIKKRMFVFEDIVLLDDRAIQKVMREVDNTDLAKALKSVDSEVQDKIFKNMSKRAANLLREDMDFMGPVRLKDVEDAQQKIVNIIRKLEEAGEIVVARAGEDELVV; this is encoded by the coding sequence ATGATCAATAAGAAGCCATCGCTTACAGGAAGACAAAAGGCCGCCATCTTTTTGGTTGCTGTTGGAAACGATGTGGCATCTGAAATCTTCAAACACCTCCGCGAAGACGAGATCGAACAAATCACGTTCGAAATTGCTCGTTTAGATAAAATCACTCCAGAAGACAAAGAAAAAGTCTTAGTTGAGTTCAATGAACTCATGATGGCTCAGGAATTTATCACCAATGGTGGTATTGACTTTGCGCGGGGACTTCTCGAAAAAGCTCTCGGTAACCAGAAAGCTATCGATATCATCAACCGTTTGACATCGTCCTTACAAGTAAGGCCGTTTGACTTCATTCGTAGAACGGATCCGGCCCACCTCCTCAACTTTATCCAGGGGGAACATCCGCAGACCATCGCCCTTATTTTATCTTATTTGGATCCGCAAAAAGCATCTAACATTCTCTCAAACTTACCGCACCAAATCCAAGCGGAAGTGGCCAAACGGATTGCGACCATGGACAGGGTGTCACCGGACGTACTTCGTGAGGTGGAACGAGTGCTCGAACGTAAACTCTCTACTCTTGCCTCCGAAGATTATACTTCCGCTGGGGGTATTGATTCTGTAGTAGAAATTTTGAACTTGGTAGACCGGGGAACTGAGAAAACCATCATTGAAGCCCTGGAAGAAGAAGATCCAGAACTTGCTGAAGAGATCAAAAAACGGATGTTTGTATTTGAAGATATCGTTTTACTTGATGACCGGGCGATTCAAAAGGTTATGCGTGAGGTGGATAACACGGATTTGGCGAAAGCGTTAAAGTCGGTCGATTCCGAAGTGCAAGATAAAATCTTTAAAAACATGTCCAAACGTGCCGCAAACCTACTCCGAGAAGATATGGATTTTATGGGTCCTGTTCGTTTGAAAGACGTGGAAGACGCACAGCAAAAAATTGTAAACATCATCCGTAAACTGGAAGAAGCGGGCGAGATCGTTGTGGCTCGTGCGGGAGAAGACGAACTTGTGGTTTAA
- a CDS encoding glycerophosphodiester phosphodiesterase, with the protein MNKTQSFRISLFLVCIVLYSTNCATVESPNRLRKVIDLQGHRGARGLKPENTWPAFEEAIKYKMVTLELDTVLTKDKRVVIHHDSDTNPVICQNADGTEIKKTSLYELTLAELQSYDCGSKKNPNFPKQIPVPGTKLLSLEEFFEKVLASEKKSKEIYEFNIETKFPDDGSAPDSLVKEHTEKLIQIIEKYKVIERSTIQSFDLRTLTASKSKNPKIKTSALFVPTYFQGFLMTIGLGNGYRETILSAAKEKQADIISPYFLYVTPRFVNESHNKSMLVIPWTVNTDKEIKRLVSCGVDGIISDYPDLLDSVVRKKP; encoded by the coding sequence ATGAACAAAACCCAATCTTTTAGAATTAGTTTATTCTTAGTTTGTATTGTACTTTATTCCACCAATTGTGCCACTGTGGAATCGCCCAATCGTTTGCGTAAGGTGATTGATTTACAAGGACATCGTGGGGCAAGAGGACTCAAACCAGAAAACACTTGGCCCGCTTTTGAAGAAGCAATCAAGTATAAGATGGTAACCTTGGAGCTTGATACTGTTCTTACCAAGGACAAACGAGTGGTCATCCACCATGATTCTGATACCAATCCAGTCATTTGTCAAAATGCAGATGGTACAGAGATTAAAAAAACATCTCTCTACGAACTGACATTAGCTGAGTTACAATCTTACGACTGTGGATCTAAAAAAAATCCAAACTTTCCAAAGCAGATTCCCGTTCCTGGAACCAAACTTCTTTCTTTGGAAGAATTTTTTGAAAAGGTATTGGCATCGGAAAAAAAATCGAAAGAAATTTATGAATTCAATATCGAAACAAAATTTCCAGATGATGGATCAGCTCCTGATAGTTTGGTCAAAGAACATACGGAAAAACTAATCCAAATTATTGAAAAGTATAAAGTAATCGAAAGGTCCACTATTCAATCCTTTGACCTTCGCACCTTAACGGCTTCCAAATCAAAAAACCCTAAAATCAAAACTAGCGCTTTGTTTGTCCCAACCTACTTCCAAGGTTTTCTAATGACGATTGGGTTAGGGAATGGATATCGAGAAACAATTTTATCGGCAGCAAAAGAAAAACAAGCCGATATCATCTCCCCATATTTTTTGTATGTCACACCTCGGTTTGTGAACGAGTCGCATAACAAATCTATGTTGGTAATTCCTTGGACAGTGAATACGGACAAAGAAATAAAACGACTAGTATCTTGTGGTGTGGATGGAATTATTTCTGACTATCCAGATTTACTAGATTCAGTAGTTCGTAAAAAACCTTAA
- a CDS encoding TRL domain-containing protein, with protein sequence MKPKLISLHSFTFGFLVSVGSFTAGCVNLGQPQGLGPTGLLYASYSLGLSERNLPKLPLKKGKACVKRYGFFFTSGNASIGSAANAGGIVDIYRIEKEATNYLSLYSSLCTVVSGI encoded by the coding sequence ATGAAACCGAAACTGATTTCTCTGCATTCATTCACTTTTGGATTTTTGGTTTCTGTTGGGAGTTTTACAGCCGGTTGTGTGAACTTAGGGCAGCCACAAGGTTTGGGTCCAACAGGGCTTTTATATGCTTCCTATTCTTTAGGCCTATCCGAAAGGAATCTCCCCAAACTCCCTTTAAAAAAAGGAAAAGCTTGTGTGAAGCGCTATGGATTCTTTTTTACATCTGGTAACGCAAGCATTGGTTCTGCGGCCAATGCCGGAGGGATTGTGGATATCTATCGAATTGAAAAAGAGGCAACAAACTACCTCTCTCTCTATTCTTCGCTCTGTACTGTGGTTTCGGGAATTTAA
- a CDS encoding TRL-like family protein, whose translation MNRVFNFFTLLVLISSLFFCNCASPGFGPRGFLYTKTKIGIFGTGETSKRRATSCVHSVLGLLSYGDASLEFLKSRSKIQNVTETNWTTFAILGIYANLCVEISGNE comes from the coding sequence TTGAATCGAGTTTTTAATTTTTTTACATTACTAGTTTTGATCTCTAGTTTGTTTTTTTGTAACTGCGCCTCCCCTGGATTTGGCCCTAGGGGGTTTTTATACACAAAGACAAAAATTGGAATTTTTGGAACTGGTGAAACTTCCAAACGAAGAGCCACTTCTTGCGTACACTCTGTCCTAGGTCTTCTTTCCTACGGCGATGCCTCTTTGGAATTTCTTAAGTCCAGATCCAAAATTCAAAATGTAACTGAAACCAATTGGACAACCTTTGCCATCCTCGGCATTTATGCGAACCTCTGCGTAGAAATCTCAGGAAACGAATGA
- the pepN gene encoding aminopeptidase N: MKQILQILSLLSIVLVLDCRLKKPVYHLTQGEAESRFEILEDIHYELDVHLSPKDSFEGKVKIRFFGKKLKDLRLDYYEGKIKSIILNEEDLTNLPYKNGHIQLPANSLMIGNNTLTVLFETPYAKTGNGLHKFTDPDDKEVYLYSQFEAFHANKMFPCFDQPDLKATFRLNTTVPKNWKVISATLPEVQSKGTNPDEISYSFPESAKIATYVFSLHAGPYQVWEDQFESIPLRLFVRKSLAKYVDPKDWFTFTKEGFAFFNSYFGIPYPFLKYDQIIVPEFNFGAMENVAAVTFSERFVSRAPMTRSQRENLSDVVLHEIAHMWFGNLVTMRWWNGLWLNESFATYMASLAQAKNSEFKETWISFFEKMKQWAYEEDSYITNHPVEAKVSDTEEAFTQFDGITYGKGASVLKQLVYFIGEDAFQRGVQNYLRKYSYSNSTLTDFLKELEFASGFPMKKWSKDWLETKGTNQVELTTLCADNQFYWKIVQSAPGLENKLRDHKTILGLYFFDKPNKQLSFQEVPVIYSGRSTNAIFPVKSCPDYSFINAEDHDFAIWKWTEPNKENLEYVLEFDTDPMRKLILWTDYFRQVQLANITFDEFKDTAVRLYPKESDTKNRRWILSRLSGDNGSTYVTSRFWFPEEKRIRDFDALQSFLWEELNKAKPGSDEQRYLFISLIDSTYTTTAKKRLYDFLENKLSIPGLKIDQDLRWSLIVKLSSVEKDRTQIQSIIDREKKVDPSSRGVNSSLAAEGAEPNRSVKEKWIQILLNPKSSKFSSSTLRVVSYSLFPEHQKDIQLSFLDTYFDALDRFNRGEDENYLDAFAKSLAPDFCTDETLLILKKFTGNHPRLPAPVKKTLLKQIDSEKKCIQIKNKHKELINN, translated from the coding sequence ATGAAACAAATCTTACAAATTCTTTCCCTACTTTCTATCGTTTTGGTTTTGGATTGCCGTCTGAAAAAACCAGTTTACCACCTAACACAAGGTGAGGCTGAAAGTCGATTTGAAATTTTAGAAGACATTCATTATGAACTAGATGTCCATCTGAGTCCAAAAGATTCATTCGAAGGAAAGGTCAAAATTCGATTTTTTGGGAAAAAACTGAAAGACCTACGTTTGGATTATTATGAAGGAAAAATCAAATCCATCATTCTTAATGAAGAAGATTTAACCAACCTTCCTTACAAAAACGGCCACATCCAACTTCCAGCAAACAGTTTGATGATTGGAAATAATACTCTCACTGTTTTGTTTGAAACCCCTTATGCCAAAACGGGAAACGGACTTCACAAGTTTACCGATCCAGATGATAAAGAGGTGTATCTTTATTCTCAGTTTGAAGCCTTCCATGCGAACAAAATGTTCCCATGTTTTGACCAACCCGACTTAAAAGCTACCTTCCGACTGAATACTACAGTTCCCAAAAATTGGAAGGTCATTTCGGCAACCCTTCCTGAAGTCCAATCCAAAGGAACAAACCCAGACGAAATTTCTTATTCGTTCCCTGAATCTGCAAAGATCGCCACTTATGTTTTTTCTTTGCACGCCGGCCCGTACCAAGTTTGGGAAGATCAATTTGAATCTATTCCTTTACGACTCTTTGTTCGAAAGTCACTCGCTAAATATGTAGATCCCAAAGACTGGTTTACCTTTACTAAAGAAGGTTTTGCTTTTTTTAATTCTTATTTTGGAATTCCTTATCCATTCCTAAAATACGATCAAATCATTGTACCTGAGTTTAATTTTGGAGCAATGGAAAATGTAGCCGCTGTTACTTTTTCTGAACGATTTGTTTCTCGTGCTCCTATGACAAGATCTCAAAGAGAAAACCTTTCGGATGTAGTTTTACATGAAATCGCACATATGTGGTTTGGGAACTTGGTCACCATGCGATGGTGGAATGGACTTTGGCTCAATGAAAGTTTTGCAACCTATATGGCAAGTTTAGCCCAAGCAAAAAATTCCGAATTCAAAGAAACTTGGATTAGTTTTTTTGAAAAAATGAAACAATGGGCTTATGAAGAAGATAGTTATATTACGAACCATCCCGTAGAAGCAAAAGTATCCGATACAGAAGAAGCCTTCACCCAATTTGATGGAATCACCTATGGCAAAGGCGCATCAGTTCTCAAACAATTGGTTTACTTTATAGGAGAAGATGCCTTCCAAAGAGGAGTTCAAAATTACCTTCGTAAGTATTCCTATTCGAATTCTACACTCACTGACTTTTTAAAAGAGCTGGAATTTGCCAGTGGGTTTCCCATGAAAAAATGGTCCAAAGATTGGTTGGAAACCAAAGGAACAAACCAAGTAGAGTTAACAACACTTTGTGCTGATAACCAGTTCTATTGGAAAATTGTCCAATCAGCTCCTGGTTTAGAAAACAAACTCAGAGACCATAAAACTATACTCGGACTTTACTTTTTTGATAAACCAAACAAACAACTCTCCTTTCAAGAAGTTCCAGTGATTTATTCCGGTCGCTCTACCAATGCCATTTTTCCTGTAAAATCTTGTCCCGATTATAGTTTTATCAATGCAGAAGATCATGACTTTGCCATTTGGAAATGGACAGAACCTAACAAAGAAAATTTGGAATATGTTTTAGAATTTGATACAGATCCCATGCGAAAACTCATTTTGTGGACTGATTACTTTAGACAAGTGCAACTTGCAAATATTACGTTTGATGAATTCAAAGACACTGCCGTCCGTCTTTATCCAAAAGAATCAGATACGAAAAACAGACGTTGGATTTTATCTCGTTTGTCTGGCGACAACGGTTCTACTTACGTAACCAGTCGTTTTTGGTTTCCCGAAGAGAAACGAATTCGTGACTTCGATGCTTTACAAAGTTTTTTATGGGAAGAACTAAACAAAGCAAAACCGGGAAGTGATGAACAAAGGTATTTGTTTATCTCGCTAATTGATTCTACTTATACAACGACTGCGAAAAAACGCTTATACGACTTTTTGGAGAATAAACTCTCTATCCCCGGATTGAAAATCGACCAGGATCTACGATGGAGTCTCATTGTAAAACTCAGTTCCGTAGAAAAAGATAGAACCCAAATCCAATCCATCATCGATCGAGAGAAAAAAGTAGATCCTTCTAGCCGAGGAGTGAACTCCAGTTTGGCGGCCGAAGGGGCAGAACCCAATCGCTCCGTAAAAGAAAAATGGATTCAAATTCTTTTGAATCCGAAGTCTAGTAAATTCTCATCCTCAACTCTACGAGTGGTTTCCTACTCTTTATTCCCCGAACACCAAAAAGACATCCAATTGAGTTTTTTAGATACGTATTTTGATGCACTTGATAGATTCAATAGAGGTGAAGATGAAAACTATTTGGATGCATTTGCCAAAAGTTTGGCACCCGATTTTTGCACTGATGAAACACTACTTATTTTAAAGAAGTTTACCGGTAACCATCCAAGGCTTCCCGCACCTGTCAAAAAAACTCTTTTGAAACAAATTGATTCAGAAAAAAAGTGCATCCAAATCAAAAACAAACATAAAGAACTCATTAACAACTAA
- a CDS encoding peptidoglycan recognition protein family protein, which yields MRENFKKRFRDRVKGVYGSKSLFLAMILNPLCQNLVKLSLIFLISTGCIGIFRKAPDYPSIRIEGLVSYSELESIKNVKWNLLSKQRDPKSISAIILHNSGKRKLPDFLKLSVDNQFMFHVYVDSEGIIFGDPNFLNHEWSAAPGIDLESIHIVYEGTQETLYNNRKQRGALNRMISYLAEELDIPKSNYDVISKRGVFTHNQTKRRFGGFVDFSPCGSELALKQILSEIDGKFFEEDDWKDRFVTGWVLKKENKEILKETFKPTNGRGITKAEKINISKIEKDEKGFPPEEYRVKYLFRGKIKPSCVVLHYTAISEYFKSLRTLEARNLTASIMVDNNGKAYQLVDVLEDRAAAATGTNDNCIQIEIVAKDTEELLKQPDQIQTVKELVTELTSKYKIPLSNEKVEDLVGVFSHTQAKKKWGGSIFLNAKDFDPGEDYMEMILNSIGGKYYSEPEWKNRKSIDWAILYRNFQP from the coding sequence TTGAGAGAAAATTTTAAGAAACGATTTCGCGATAGAGTAAAGGGTGTATACGGCTCCAAATCTCTTTTCCTTGCTATGATTTTGAACCCATTGTGTCAGAATCTTGTAAAATTATCACTCATTTTCCTTATTTCCACTGGATGTATTGGCATTTTTCGAAAGGCACCTGACTATCCTTCCATTCGCATCGAAGGTTTGGTATCTTATAGCGAACTAGAGTCGATTAAGAATGTAAAATGGAACTTACTTTCCAAACAGAGAGATCCAAAATCAATCTCTGCCATCATCCTTCACAACTCAGGAAAAAGAAAGCTCCCTGACTTCCTTAAACTTTCTGTGGACAACCAATTTATGTTCCACGTCTATGTGGACTCAGAAGGAATTATTTTCGGAGATCCCAATTTTTTAAATCATGAATGGTCGGCTGCCCCTGGCATTGATTTAGAATCCATTCATATTGTATACGAAGGCACTCAAGAAACTCTGTATAACAACCGCAAACAACGCGGTGCTTTGAACCGAATGATTTCCTATCTGGCAGAGGAACTTGATATCCCTAAATCCAATTATGATGTCATTTCCAAACGAGGAGTTTTCACTCACAATCAAACCAAACGAAGATTTGGTGGTTTTGTAGATTTTTCACCTTGCGGAAGTGAACTAGCCCTAAAACAAATCCTTTCAGAAATTGATGGAAAATTTTTTGAAGAAGATGATTGGAAAGATCGTTTTGTCACAGGTTGGGTCTTAAAAAAAGAAAACAAAGAAATTCTAAAAGAAACCTTCAAACCCACTAATGGCCGAGGGATCACAAAAGCAGAAAAGATCAACATATCAAAAATTGAAAAAGATGAGAAAGGTTTCCCTCCCGAAGAATACAGAGTCAAATATTTGTTCCGAGGAAAAATAAAACCCAGTTGTGTGGTTTTGCACTATACTGCCATTTCCGAATATTTTAAATCCCTGCGTACACTTGAGGCAAGAAATCTAACTGCATCCATCATGGTAGACAATAATGGAAAGGCCTACCAACTGGTGGATGTTTTAGAAGACAGGGCTGCTGCTGCTACTGGCACTAACGACAATTGTATCCAAATTGAAATTGTGGCCAAAGACACAGAAGAACTTTTAAAACAACCAGACCAAATCCAAACTGTCAAAGAACTTGTGACAGAACTCACATCCAAATATAAGATTCCCCTTTCTAATGAAAAAGTCGAAGATTTAGTAGGTGTCTTTAGCCATACCCAAGCCAAAAAAAAATGGGGTGGTTCCATTTTCTTAAACGCAAAAGACTTTGATCCAGGGGAAGATTATATGGAAATGATCCTAAATTCCATTGGTGGCAAATACTATAGCGAACCAGAATGGAAAAATCGAAAGTCCATCGACTGGGCCATTTTATATCGTAACTTTCAACCATAA
- a CDS encoding GMC family oxidoreductase N-terminal domain-containing protein encodes MGIPIFNQKIITPKKHSEIIKENKIQNGKWELSADVVVIGSGAGGAVAASELARNGWKVVLIEEGSYFTPAQFNSDEFISQARLYRDAGFIVTEEQTLSILQGKSIGGSTTVNWQTSLYPPDYVTTEWSERFGWQGYSREEMDSFVSEVHERLGVHEVPDNLVNANNNVLRVGGKKIGLTPQVLRNNNRGCIGLGRCGLGCPINAKQSAFLTWIPDAIEAGAIVVSNMRAAKIKEGKIKTVIAEFTPDAYETAPSEVIEIMEIQAPVVIVSAGAIEGPALLQRSGIGNGWVGRNLKVHPTSTIFGKFDSEIKMFHGPPQSIVIKDGHNQNGTGYGFWLEAAPYRPTLASSLVPFYGKQQFDVMKDYTKYNAGIVLVRDGADGEANASVKYSLGRRKVYFELTPTDGLNMLRGLKALAEVTVAAGAKELIFPFTRFTEPYKVTGNDNFDWILKESIRPGDLTVGSAHPHGSIQSANDPEKGAVDLNLEIYGHKNIFVMDASVYPTGLSVNPQITTMSIVLRASRNLAAQKEERTKI; translated from the coding sequence ATGGGAATTCCTATTTTTAACCAAAAAATCATTACTCCAAAAAAACATTCAGAAATTATCAAAGAAAACAAAATCCAAAACGGAAAGTGGGAACTGAGTGCCGATGTTGTTGTCATTGGATCTGGTGCGGGCGGTGCCGTGGCTGCAAGTGAACTAGCACGGAACGGTTGGAAGGTGGTCCTCATTGAAGAGGGGAGTTACTTCACTCCAGCACAATTCAATTCTGATGAATTCATTTCGCAAGCAAGACTCTATCGAGATGCTGGCTTTATTGTTACGGAAGAACAAACATTATCTATTTTGCAAGGAAAGTCCATCGGTGGATCCACAACGGTAAACTGGCAAACATCATTATATCCTCCAGATTACGTAACAACGGAATGGAGTGAACGATTTGGGTGGCAAGGGTATTCAAGAGAAGAAATGGATTCCTTTGTTTCCGAAGTACATGAAAGATTAGGTGTTCATGAAGTTCCTGATAATCTAGTCAATGCGAACAATAATGTCCTTCGTGTTGGTGGAAAAAAAATTGGACTCACTCCACAGGTCCTTCGAAACAATAACCGTGGTTGTATTGGTCTTGGTCGGTGTGGCCTTGGTTGTCCTATCAACGCAAAACAATCGGCTTTTTTGACTTGGATTCCTGATGCGATTGAAGCCGGCGCCATAGTTGTTTCCAATATGCGAGCAGCAAAAATCAAAGAGGGAAAAATCAAAACTGTCATTGCAGAGTTTACACCAGATGCTTATGAAACTGCTCCTTCAGAAGTGATCGAAATTATGGAAATCCAAGCACCGGTTGTGATTGTAAGCGCTGGTGCCATTGAAGGCCCTGCACTCTTACAAAGGAGTGGGATTGGAAATGGATGGGTGGGTAGAAATTTAAAAGTCCATCCTACATCCACTATCTTTGGTAAGTTCGATTCGGAAATCAAAATGTTCCATGGTCCCCCGCAGTCTATCGTGATCAAGGATGGTCACAACCAAAATGGGACTGGTTATGGTTTCTGGTTGGAAGCAGCTCCTTACAGACCTACCCTTGCTTCTTCGCTGGTTCCTTTTTACGGCAAACAACAGTTTGATGTCATGAAAGATTACACCAAATACAATGCAGGGATTGTTCTTGTGCGTGATGGTGCCGATGGGGAAGCCAATGCGAGTGTGAAGTATAGTTTAGGAAGACGAAAGGTCTATTTTGAACTAACACCTACAGACGGTCTCAATATGCTGCGAGGATTGAAGGCCCTGGCAGAAGTGACAGTGGCGGCAGGTGCGAAGGAACTCATCTTTCCTTTCACAAGATTTACAGAGCCTTACAAAGTGACTGGAAACGACAACTTTGATTGGATTTTGAAAGAAAGTATAAGACCGGGGGACCTAACTGTTGGTTCTGCGCATCCGCATGGATCCATTCAGTCAGCAAATGATCCAGAAAAAGGCGCAGTTGATTTAAATTTGGAAATTTATGGCCATAAAAACATATTTGTCATGGATGCCTCAGTTTACCCTACGGGATTATCGGTGAACCCACAAATAACGACTATGAGTATCGTTCTCAGAGCCTCTAGAAATTTGGCCGCACAAAAAGAAGAAAGAACGAAGATCTAA